Proteins encoded in a region of the Diadema setosum chromosome 7, eeDiaSeto1, whole genome shotgun sequence genome:
- the LOC140231203 gene encoding alpha-(1,6)-fucosyltransferase-like: protein MPQDNFTGDTAETEREGFVQTDKISEVFASPSLAYETSRRRIGREAEEFGSYLDRQLTRLKNATRDTATRRRLEEMLIDLRERQRSLINDIQNLSQVDGYKASRRKEIDSLAALVQSRLRYIQNPHNCSTARKIVCRLRDEVGYGCHLHHIVGCLIAAYATNRTLVVNTRRWNYAPNGWSKLFLPLSETCTSGRGRTHADWDDYVKLGKDAQVIYMPTLLRIKSKTPLFIPPAVPADLAGPLARLHGFPAVWWVGQFMLYIQRLKTHQQEMLTHQAYDMGFKHPIVGVHVRRTDKLLKEASFHPIEQYMDHVEEFFLRLEMTTAETLVRRVYLATDDRGLLAEARAKYPNYIFVSSSAITNSARLESRYTEESLWGIVQDLMFLARTDFLVCTLSSQIGRAVYEMMQAYHIDASTLVRSLDDKYFFAGGRGHDWVVRRAHRPRSAAELDLKPGDVVRMISNRWDGYSMGSHRRVPHEARVKGLFPTYKVEDSMLIAQMPTYPELQQTP, encoded by the exons TTTTCGCATCGCCGAGTCTGGCGTACGAGACGTCAAGAAGACGCATCGGGCGAGAGGCCGAGGAGTTCGGTTCCTACCTCGACAGGCAGCTGACGCGGCTGAAGAATGCCACGAGGGACACAGCTACTCGACGTAGGCTCGAGGAAATGTTGATCGACTTACGTGAAAGACAAAG GTCCCTCATCAATGACATTCAGAATTTGAGCCAAGTGGATGGATACAAGGCTAGTCGTCGCAAGGAAATAGACTCTTTGGCGGCATTAGTGCAATCTAGACTTCGATACATACAG AATCCTCACAACTGCAGTACGGCCAGAAAAATCGTGTGTCGTCTGCGAGACGAGGTCGGGTACGGCTGCCATCTGCACCACATTGTCGGCTGCCTCATCGCAGCTTACGCGACCAACAGAACGCTGGTCGTGAACACGAGAAGGTGGAACTACGCCCCCAACGGATGGTCGAAATTATTCTTGCCGCTGAGCGAAACGTGTACGAGCGGGAGAGGGCGTACACATGCGGATTGGGATG ATTACGTGAAACTTGGAAAAGATGCGCAGGTGATCTACATGCCGACACTCCTGCGCATTAAATCCAAGACGCCCTTATTCATACCGCCTGCGGTGCCAGCCGATCTAGCGGGACCTCTCGCCAGACTCCACGGGTTCCCGGCCGTCTGGTGGGTTGGACAATTCATGCTCTACATCCAACGGCTCAAGACGCATCAACAGGAAATGTTGACTCACCAAGCATATGATATGGGTTTCAAGCATCCCATTGTAGG AGTCCACGTGCGGCGAACCGACAAGCTGCTGAAGGAGGCCTCATTCCATCCAATCGAGCAATACATGGACCACGTGGAGGAATTCTTCCTACGCCTTGAGATGACGACGGCTGAGACCCTAGTGAGGAGGGTATACCTAGCCACTGATGACCGGGGGCTCCTCGCCGAAGCCAGGGCCAA ATACCCAAACTATATCTTCGTGAGCAGCTCGGCCATTACAAACTCGGCCAGACTCGAGTCCCGATACACGGAGGAATCTCTTTGGGGTATCGTCCAGGATCTGATGTTCCTTGCTCGCACCGACTTCTTGGTGTGCACGCTCTCCTCACAG ATTGGCCGAGCTGTCTACGAGATGATGCAGGCGTACCACATAGACGCCTCGACACTGGTTCGCTCGTTGGATGACAAGTACTTTTTCGCCGGCGGACGCGGACACGACTGGGTGGTGCGTCGGGCGCACAGACCGCGCAGCGCCGCCGAGCTCGATCTGAAACCTGGCGACGTTGTCAGAATGATCAGCAACCGCTGGGATGGGTACTCCATGGGGTCGCACCGTCGAGTTCCCCACGAGGCCCGGGTGAAAGGATTATTCCCGACCTATAAAGTAGAGGACTCCATGCTCATTGCACAAATGCCAACGTATCCAGAACTTCAACAGACTCCATAG
- the LOC140231204 gene encoding uncharacterized protein, whose protein sequence is MAKGNKTVLYSGNENIHTHGVGIILGKEASRALIEWTPVDQRIITARLCSRHGKTTIIQAYAPTENSEDDEKDEFYGKLQDVIDHTPSHDVKLLIGDFNAQISKERKGLEQTIGPHGTASTHSDNGVRFISFCTTNGLSIGNTYFQHKLIHKKTWRAPGGKTLNEIDYICINSRWRSSLSDVKVRRGGDVGSDHYLLVGTLRLRLKRRKEGNTAILRPIAVENLANTEVATKFKLELTNRFAVLQHSEDVEEEWHQTKTCINEAAEKIIGKRRGTRRQQWISQDTWKLIDERKQVKSQRDQSKTEQERNQQAQIYSDLDVKVKKQCKRDKKAWLQRKAQEAQRAANRNDSRSLYRIVKELSGTGNANSIPIKNKEGKTLASEEEQNARWVEHFQEVLNQPDPPSLIDFSEEDVMEPLDLDTGQITEAEVLRAIKALKNGKAAGIDNITPELLKYSQQDTTKQLTHLFSKIWTAEQVPEDWSKGVIVKLPKKGVRQGCTLSPLLFLLTIDFVMRKVMNKATFGVKWNDNRLTDLDFADDLALLGDTAQSLQKMTDSLTETAAKVGLRVSSEKTKVMSIHDERPMNLQVNHQTAEEVSSFTYLGSIVSKNGDTELDIICRLGKARSVFQRLKKIGRGWGEEGTQKKLMVR, encoded by the exons ATGGCTAAAGGAAACAAAACAGTTCTCTATTCTGGGAATGAGAATATCCATACGCATGGAGTAGGCATTATATTAGGGAAAGAAGCTAGTAGAGCCCTAATAGAATGGACTCCAGTAGACCAAAGAATCATTACTGCAAGGTTATGTAGCAGACATGGGAAAACTACCATCATACAAGCATATGCACCAACAGAGAATTCTGAGGATGATGAAAAAGATGAATTTTACGGAAAACTTCAAGATGTTATAGACCACACCCCCAGTCATGATGTAAAACTCCTTATCGGAGATTTCAATGCTCAAATCAGCAAGGAGAGGAAGGGCTTGGAACAAACCATCGGTCCACACGGAACAGCATCTACCCACAGTGACAATGGTGTACGCTTCATATCATTCTGCACTACAAATGGCCTCAGCATTGGAAACACATACTTCCAGCACAAACTCATCCACAAGAAGACTTGGCGGGCGCCAGGAGGAAAAACTCTTAATGAAATTGATTACATATGCATCAACAGCAGATGGAGGTCATCTTTATCCGATGTGAAAGTAAGGAGAGGTGGTGATGTGGGATCAGATCACTACCTTCTGGTCGGAACACTGCGTCTTCGACTTAAGCGCAGGAAGGAGGGAAACACTGCCATTTTAAGACCCATTGCTGTGGAAAACCTTGCAAATACGGAGGTTGCTACAAAGTTCAAACTAGAACTCACCAACCGTTTTGCAGTACTTCAACACTCCGAAGATGTTGAGGAAGAGTGGCACCAGACAAAGACTTGCATTAATGAGGCTGCTGAAAAGATTATTGGCAAAAGAAGGGGGACAAGAAGACAACAGTGGATCAGCCAGGACACCTGGAAACTCATAGATGAAAGAAAGCAAGTTAAAAGCCAAAGAGACCAGTCAAAGACAGAGCAAGAAAGGAACCAACAAGCACAAATATACTCAGATTTAGATGTTAAGGTGAAAAAACAGTGCAAGAGGGACAAAAAAGCATGGTTACAGAGAAAAGCACAAGAGGCCCAAAGAGCAGCCAACAGAAATGACTCAAGATCTTTGTACAGAATTGTGAAAGAGCTGAGCGGCACTGGTAACGCCAACTCAATCCCAATCAAGAACAAAGAGGGCAAAACCCTTGCTTCAGAAGAAGAGCAGAATGCCAGATGGGTGGAACATTTCCAAGAGGTCCTCAACCAACCAGACCCACCATCACTCATTGACTTCAGTGAGGAGGATGTCATGGAGCCATTAGACCTAGACACTGGTCAGATAACAGAAGCCGAAGTACTTAGAGCTATTAAAGCACTTAAGAATGGCAAAGCTGCAGGAATAGACAATATCACCCCCGAGCTGCTGAAATATAGCCAGCAAGATACAACAAAACAGCTCACCCACCTATTCAGTAAAATTTGGACTGCAGAACAAGTGCCCGAGGACTGGAGCAAAGGGGTAATAGTCAAGCTACCAAAAAAAG GAGTTCGACAGGGCTGTACTCTATCGCCACTGCTTTTTCTCCTCACTATCGACTTCGTGATGCGGAAAGTCATGAACAAAGCAACCTTTGGAGTCAAGTGGAATGACAATCGCCTAACAGACTTGGACTTCGCAGATGACTTGGCTCTTCTGGGAGATACAGCCCAATCCCTACAAAAGATGACAGATAGCCTCACAGAGACCGCGGCCAAGGTGGGCCTCAGAGTTAGCTCAGAAAAAACCAAGGTCATGTCAATCCATGATGAACGTCCTATGAATCTGCAGGTGAACCATCAAACCGCAGAAGAGGTTTCCAGCTTCACCTACCTAGGCAGTATCGTATCCAAGAATGGGGATACAGAACTGGACATCATATGTAGGCTGGGCAAAGCAAGATCTGTTTTCCAGAGGCTCAAGAAG ATAGGCAGGGGTTGGGGTGAAGAGGGTACGCAGAAGAAGTTAATGGTGAGGTGA